A region from the Palaemon carinicauda isolate YSFRI2023 chromosome 16, ASM3689809v2, whole genome shotgun sequence genome encodes:
- the LOC137655414 gene encoding uncharacterized protein: MHERVQEDMGHEMKLKSGLKQGCILSIFLFNPLMEKTARSITARPEGFTFINVRVNCLGYADDIDIKGAASGRWRKLTTQFKRMACHVGLEINEGKTEILEVARTPQLQGNVDLAGIGFKTVETFKCLDTIMSQNTGMAEEVIPSIGAANRCYFSLIDLLKRRPISRKIKLRIYNTVIRRV, encoded by the coding sequence TTGAAGAGCGGGCTGAAACAAGGATGCATCCTATCCATCTTTCTCTTCAACCCATTAATGGAAAAGACGGCACGAAGCATAACTGCCAGGCCTGAAGGGTTCACTTTTATTAACGTAAGGGTCAACTGCCTAGGCTATGCTGATGACATAGATATCAAAGGGGCAGCCTCAGGGAGGTGGAGAAAACTAACAACACAGTTCAAAAGAATGGCTTGCCATGTGGGACTAGAGATAAATGAAGGCAAAACTGAAATCCTGGAAGTAGCAAGAACACCGCAATTACAAGGAAATGTAGATCTTGCAGGCATCGGATTTAAAACAGTAGAGACGTTTAAATGTCTGGATACTATTATGTCGCAGAACACTGGAATGGCTGAAGAAGTTATACCAAGCATAGGAGCCGCCAACAGATGTTATTTCAGCCTTATAGACCTTCTTAAACGACGACCAATCTCCCGTAAAATAAAATTGAGAATATATAACACGGTTATCAGAAGAGTTTAG